GCGGCTCATCGCCGCCACGATCGGCCGTTCCCAACCAAAGGTGCCCAAAATGGCCGCCGGCACGACGAGCTCGGAGATGAACTGTCCGGAGAACAAAAACAACGGATACGAGTAAAACAGGGCGAACCCGCACGCGACGGCGCACGCCAGCGTAATCTCGCCTTCGGACTTGTCTCGAAAGTTGCCAAGCCGATGAAGATTGCCAGCCATGAAGGCCGCGCAAAAGCCCATGCTCAACATCAACGAGATCGCCGGAGTCGGCTGCAAAACCCCTTGATTGCCCCACCAGCGGAACACCGGGTGCATTTTGAAGAGCCAGACATAGTAGAGCATCAGCGGCAGCCCGACGGCGACGATCGACGCCCGATACGCCGCCAGCCGTCCGCCGCCCGCTCGCCGGCATAAGCTGAGAATCAAAGTGTAAAGACAGACGATGCACCACAGGTACAACATGTCGTAGGGCCGCACGCAACCCACGGTGGTACAGGCCAGTCCCGTCCACAGGTAATCGGGCAAACGCTGCGTCCGCTCCGCTCGCAAGAAAAGACACAGCGTCAACAGCGTCAGTCCGCTGGTCAGCAGCGTGTGCGGATGAAGCAGGATGGAAAAGAAGGGGTGCAATAAGTAGTGGGTGTCGGCGAGATAGAGCCGGTCGATTCCGGGGATGGGAAACGTCTCCAGCCAGCCGAATCCGCCGCCCAGCGTAATCATGACGACTACCAGCACGCGCCCGACGAACGACTGAAAAAAATGCGAACAGAGCCAGTACAAGCAGGCCACATACAACAGCGTAGACAGTGCCGCGACGACCATGTAGGCATAGTCGACCGACAAACCGGTCGCGGCGGCCAGCTTTCCGGTAAGCAGAAATTCGAGGTTGAAAAACACGTTCGCGTGTGGTTCGGGCGTGAACTGATTGTGGAACAGCCATTGTCCTTCCGCGGCTTGCCGCGCGAAGGAAAGATAGAAATCGAAATCGCCGTCAAGCACGAGATTGTGGGTGAACCAACGCCGGCTGTCGCTCATGGCATGCCCCACCGCGCACGGCAGCGCGCCGACGGCGGCCAGCACCAGTCCGAAACAAAGCGAAAAAGCCACGCCCTTCAATCTTGGATTTCGATTTTGGATTTTGGATTCACATCGGGCCCCTCTTGCGGAGCAAGAGGACTACGATCGTCTCCTGAACCCCGAACCCCGAACCCTGAACCCTACCTTACAGCCACCGCTCGGCCCACTTGGCCAGCGTGAGCATGCTCCACAGCGCGCCGCCGTGCCGGCCGACCTTCGCCAGGTGTGACCGATACAACCGGCCCACGGCCTGCTGATCGACAAGTTCCGCCACGCGCGCCCCCGGTGCGAGCACGCTCGCCTGAAACATGTCTCGCAGCGGCCCGCGCAGCCAGGCATCGACCGGAATTTCGAAGCCGTGCTTGGCCCGCCACACGGCGTCGTGCGGCAGGCGGTCGGCGAACGCCTGTTTCATGATCCACTTCGTTTCGCCGCCGCGCACCTTCAGCCGCGAGGGGATGGTCGCCGCCAGCTCCAGCAATTCGTGATCGACCAAGGGCGGACGCACTTCCAGTCCGTGGGCCATGCTTGCCCGATCGACCTTCGTCAAAAAGTCGTCCGTCAGCAGCACCGCCGTATCCGCCGCCAGCATGCCCGCCAGAACGTCGGGATTTTGGATTTTGGATTTTGAACCCTGGACCCGCCCAAACGCCTCCCGAATCAGCTCCTCCGGCCTGTGCCCGTTCAGCTCCGCGGCCATGTCGGCCGACAACAGCCTTCTGCGTTCGGGCATCCGGCAGAGCATCAGCGTATTGGCATACGCCGCGTCGGCCTCCAGCGCCAGGTTGGTCAGCCGCGTCTTGGCCCGCAGCGGACGCGGCAGCCAGTCGGCCTTCGGCCAGACGCTGGCCAGGGGCCCGATCGCCCCGCGCCGCAGCCAGCCGGGCAACAGGGCCCGTGCCGCCGCCTCATGCAGATCGTGGGCATATCGGGCATATCCGCCGAACGCCTCGTCGCCGCCGTCGCCCGACAGCACCACCTTGACGTGCCGCCGCGCCAGCCTCGACACCAAAAACGTGGGCACGGCCGACGAATCGGCGAACGGCTCATCGAAATAAAACGCCAGCTCCTCGACCAGCTCGGCGGCATCCGGCGTGACGATCTCTTCGGTATGCCGCGTGCGGTACTGTTGGGCCACTTGTCGGGCGAACGGCAATTCGCTGAACCCCGCCTCATGAAAGCCCATGGAAAAAGTGGCTAGTGGTTGGTGGTTGGGGGTTAGTTGGGAGGACGGCCTTCCCAGGCCGTCCAGGGATTTTGGATTTTGGATTTTGGATTTTGGATTCTCGCTACCCAGGGTTTCACCCTGGGCTATCGAATCACGCACCTTCGGTGCTACAGCCTCACTCACTACCACGCTCGAATCCAATCCGCCGCTCAAAAACGCTCCCACGGGCACGTCGGCAATCAAATGCCTCTCGACCGTCTCGGCCGCCTTGGCCCGAATTCGCTCTTGCCACTCGCCCGCGCTGGGCCGCTCGTCGGCCTCGAACCGCAAATTCCAGTACCGCTCGCTCCGCGCCTCCCACCCGCCGGCCGACACCACCATCACGTGCGCCGCCGGCAGCTTCTCGATCCGCCTGAAGATCGACCGGCCGCCGGGCACGCAACCCAGCGCCAAATAATCTTCCAACGCCTCGGCATCGACCCGCCGCTCGACCTGCGGATGGGCCAGGATCGCCTTCAGCTCCGAGCCGAACAGCAGCTTCTCGCCGTCGCGATAGACATACAGCGGCTTGATGCCCACGCGATCGCGGGCCAGCACCAGCCTTCGCTGGCGGCAGTCCCACAACGCGAAGGCGAACATGCCCCGCAGTTTCTCCACCAGTGCCGGGCCGCATTCTTCATAGAGATGCACGAGCACCTCGGTATCGCTCGACGTTCGCAGCGTATGCCCGCGTGCCAGCAGCCCCTCGCGCAGCTCGCGATAGTTATAAATCTCGCCGTTGAACACGACCTGCACCGAGCCGTCTTCATTGCCCAGCGGCTGCGCCCCGCCCGCCAGGTCGATGATCGACAGCCGCCGATGCGCCAGCCCGACGGCGGGGGCTGTCCAAAACCCTTCGGCATCCGGCCCGCGATGCGCGATGGCGTCGGCCATGCCCTCGAGCGCGCCGCGCTCGACCGGCCTGGCGGCTTCGCGATACAGGATTCCCGCTATTCCGCACATTGGGGAGGGTTCAGGGTTCGGGGTTCAGGGTTCAGGAACGGAGGATGGCCTTCCCAGGCCGTCCAGAGGTTTTCGATTGTCGATTTTGGATTTTGGATTGGCGGTTGCCTCTGTAGGGAACGGGGCGCCCTCTGGGCCCTGTGGCGTTCCGCCAACCCGGTATCACGGTGCGCACATTGCATGTCGCGGAACGCCACAGGGCCCAGAGGGCGCCCCGTTCCCTACAGAGGCGTGCGCCCCAGGAGCTCGTCATAAATCGCCCGAATCTTCTCCATGCGGACGGCGAAACTATACCTCGTCTCCACCGTCGTCCGCGCGGCGCTCGCCAACCGGGCTCTCAGTAGCCCGCTTGCTCCGCAAGCGGAGGCCGTGGCTGGAAAAGGGGACGGGTACATTTTGCCGGAACGGCCCGAAGGGTGCTTCGCACAAAATGTACCCGTCGCCTTTTCCAGCCCCTCCACCCCCAGCAGCGTCGCCAGTGCCCGTGCCAGACCGTCCACGTCGCCCGGCTCGACCAGCAGCCCATTCACGCCGTCTTCGATCATTCTCGGTACGCCCGCGATGCGGGTGGCGACCACGGGCACTTCCATCGCCATCGCTTCCAGCACCACGTTGGGGCTCGCTTCCGTGATGCTGCTGAGGGCGAAAACATCCATCGCCTCGTACCAGTCGATCGTGTTCGCCTGGTAGCCCACCAACCGCACATGCTCCTGCAAGCCCAGTCTCGCGATCAGCCGCTCCAGCTCCGGCCGCGCCCCACCCTCGCCCACGATGCAAAGCATAGGGCCATCGTTCCCCTCTCCCTCCGGGAGAGGGCTAGGGTGAGGGCCGTCGGATTTTGGATTTTGGATTTTGGATTTTGGATTCTCTCCTCTCAGGGTTGCACCCTGGGCTATCGAGTGACGCACCTTCGGTGCTACGGGGTTGCCCTCTCGCGGAGCGAGAGGACTATTATCTTCCCCTGAACCCTGAACCCCGGGTACCCTCTGGGTGTATGAACCTGAACCCTCCTCTGTCCCTCTCCCGGGAGAAACCATGTGAGGGCCCAAGAACTGCTGCACCGCCAGGATCAGCCGGTCGAACGCCTTCTCTTCGCACAACCGCCCCACCGCCCCGATGAGCGGCCGGTCAACCGGCAGGCCGAGCCGCGCTTTCGCTTCGGCCGTGCTCCGCCGCCGCGAGAATTCACCGCAGTCGATGGCGTTTTCCACCAGCACGCACTTCGACGGCGGGATTCCCAGCCGGGCCACATATTCAACCAGCGTCGGGCTGACTGCCACGATTCTCTGCATGCGCCGCAAAGCCCATCGTTCGATGCGAAGATAAAGCTTCAACCGACTGTCTGGAGAGCCAAACCCGTGCATCGTCGTCATCACCGGGAGCCGAAATCGCCGCCCCAGCAATACCGCCAGCACGTTCGTTTTATAATCGTGCGCGTGCAAGATGGCCGGACCTGATTCCTTGATCTCGTCAATCAGCCGCCGCCACGTGCGCGGGTCGAGGCCGTGGCGTTCCGGTATATCGACCAGCGTGG
The Pirellulales bacterium DNA segment above includes these coding regions:
- the asnB gene encoding asparagine synthase (glutamine-hydrolyzing); the protein is MCGIAGILYREAARPVERGALEGMADAIAHRGPDAEGFWTAPAVGLAHRRLSIIDLAGGAQPLGNEDGSVQVVFNGEIYNYRELREGLLARGHTLRTSSDTEVLVHLYEECGPALVEKLRGMFAFALWDCRQRRLVLARDRVGIKPLYVYRDGEKLLFGSELKAILAHPQVERRVDAEALEDYLALGCVPGGRSIFRRIEKLPAAHVMVVSAGGWEARSERYWNLRFEADERPSAGEWQERIRAKAAETVERHLIADVPVGAFLSGGLDSSVVVSEAVAPKVRDSIAQGETLGSENPKSKIQNPKSLDGLGRPSSQLTPNHQPLATFSMGFHEAGFSELPFARQVAQQYRTRHTEEIVTPDAAELVEELAFYFDEPFADSSAVPTFLVSRLARRHVKVVLSGDGGDEAFGGYARYAHDLHEAAARALLPGWLRRGAIGPLASVWPKADWLPRPLRAKTRLTNLALEADAAYANTLMLCRMPERRRLLSADMAAELNGHRPEELIREAFGRVQGSKSKIQNPDVLAGMLAADTAVLLTDDFLTKVDRASMAHGLEVRPPLVDHELLELAATIPSRLKVRGGETKWIMKQAFADRLPHDAVWRAKHGFEIPVDAWLRGPLRDMFQASVLAPGARVAELVDQQAVGRLYRSHLAKVGRHGGALWSMLTLAKWAERWL
- a CDS encoding glycosyltransferase family 4 protein produces the protein MLHLRTVTGRGGGPEKTLLTSQRFIGDDYHLRLAYIRPVDDPLYDMPERAAKAGATLVDIPERHGLDPRTWRRLIDEIKESGPAILHAHDYKTNVLAVLLGRRFRLPVMTTMHGFGSPDSRLKLYLRIERWALRRMQRIVAVSPTLVEYVARLGIPPSKCVLVENAIDCGEFSRRRSTAEAKARLGLPVDRPLIGAVGRLCEEKAFDRLILAVQQFLGPHMVSPGRGTEEGSGSYTQRVPGVQGSGEDNSPLAPREGNPVAPKVRHSIAQGATLRGENPKSKIQNPKSDGPHPSPLPEGEGNDGPMLCIVGEGGARPELERLIARLGLQEHVRLVGYQANTIDWYEAMDVFALSSITEASPNVVLEAMAMEVPVVATRIAGVPRMIEDGVNGLLVEPGDVDGLARALATLLGVEGLEKATGTFCAKHPSGRSGKMYPSPFPATASACGASGLLRARLASAARTTVETRYSFAVRMEKIRAIYDELLGRTPL